The following coding sequences lie in one Montipora foliosa isolate CH-2021 chromosome 11, ASM3666993v2, whole genome shotgun sequence genomic window:
- the LOC137977140 gene encoding LOW QUALITY PROTEIN: cation channel sperm-associated auxiliary subunit gamma 2-like (The sequence of the model RefSeq protein was modified relative to this genomic sequence to represent the inferred CDS: substituted 1 base at 1 genomic stop codon), with protein MAKVASTVVPNGHYFLRMRIKCDDMINSEMQRSLVLTGVNPMVNIESEAFGANYDKDRRFSIVILSALVEMGDQHDCGCILRNKTSGNSWSSKCICSSVRPSCPQPQANYMLEEGIKCCRIEKNCSIYLELCNPAWVAPLYISETAKAVHCEVVDSGIGPYLNSHRFIVHVDGFHKSINNTLQSWLGKKVSELQLPVNQTMPVNCILNLAPVCIIASPELTEHIIYTNSEFEKMEFFKIQFETEARKKCVFQQSLSTVEVKGALSLPDRIIINTDVGLFEIQADFSKTATNTESEGYSLVLEACMRHVVSPAQPSAHSIIVLGFGEEQDQEKVFAASLVKGKPSEFHEQTDFDGLNACQFLNVLNKLXHAVSDFCQVISGSVSGVIPGYFVVLVKLSTAETHTSHLLQYEVLSNGGRWKLLFHFPTAITMSETDPDSWMQLESNTSSQQDPQSSVLALSGLSFTAFVSDSLFLWGNNFLYSPDGGLSIHWLTSFPRNSTIVVFTSSPFDGIFAFLTNHQEVWVGQVGSATVQKLKSSVGPKKLSPGFHQNRDAFTVSIFFDSGGGLQKIVIVGDLGGENKCISREELPVGRIISQQIFAQAQEEGIKAYKKARTNATSCFIKEQFIRPFQLKDLPRRCPFARIDFEAIHDVLYTRNCFYKFEPSLRLGSGFIHKTVDLHEYFTKVYQTVNPECAGFSKDNRKAMRNYLPKLISLGRSDSYSFTFYLHLDQDFKDETRAHSWSLPHLQASFQVSDARVLNVTSNRKDLTARKAVKYEVTVRDSGLRLPQSYSGESLTPASLRIQVWKSGLSCSKSYGSAGFLEGSYVMNVLLGCPSGLKIVFDSEASKTATGKKHFCSAVHGVPCFYFYRDFLPVFRLLDLATGKISRFNGKYTLKIVGGGPSYQSITDYTEEEQIKYNYQTTSSMASLIWASKIKTLGNIPVFTSSTNGISWLCGTQSPCADVGPNFPGNAEYYFNLEFSNWVVGADTSNCHFTIRFLIRVHGLPPGSLNPSSVIVLACIGILSTIILSAFVLKRQNANLWVQLKSVFAEGMYHRCRARIYNSPENKTDSLPTEIELETVNPDNPSLTAFDATTGEDSKNNDNVSVYMKGTNSELSEVFQANV; from the exons ATGGCGAAGGTGGCATCCACCGTTGTTCCAAATGGCCATTATTTCTTAAGAATGAGGATAAAATGTGATGACATG ATAAACTCTGAAATGCAGAGGTCGCTGGTGTTAACAGGCGTGAACCCAATGGTCAACATTGAATCTGAGGCATTTGGAGCCAATTATGATAAAGATAGGAGGTTTTCCATTGTCATCTTGTCAGCACTTGTTGAGATGGGAGATCAACATGATTGTGGATGTATTCTCAGGAATAAAACAAGTGGAAATTCTTG GTCAAGCAAGTGCATTTGTAGTAGTGTGAGGCCATCTTGTCCACAGCCACAAGCAAATTACATGCTTGAGGAGGGAATCAAATGTTGTCGCATTGAGAAGAATTGCTCCATTTACCTAGAGCTTTGTAACCCAGCCTGGGTAGCTCCTCTCTACATTTCTGAGACGGCTAAAGCAGTACACTGTGAAGTTGTTGACAGCGGCATTGGACCTTACTTAAACTCTCACCG ATTTATTGTGCACgtagatggttttcacaagtCAATCAACAACACACTACAGAGCTGGTTGGGCAAGAAAGTCTCAGAATTGCAGCTACCAGTCAATCAGACCATGCCAGTGAACTGTATTCTAAACCTTGCTCCAGTCTGTATCATAGCCTCTCCTGAACTGACAGAGCACATCATTTACACCAActcagaatttgaaaagatggAATTCTTTAAAATTCAA tttgaaacTGAGGCCAGAAAAAAGTGTGTTTTTCAACAGTCTCTTTCCACCGTGGAGGTCAAAGGCGCTCTGTCATTGCCTGATAGAATAATTATCAACACTGAT GTTGGTTTGTTTGAAATTCAAGCCGACTTCTCTAAGACAGCAACAAACACCGAGT CTGAAGGTTATTCTCTCGTATTGGAAGCGTGTATGCGTCACGTGGTAAGCCCGGCCCAGCCATCAGCTCACTCTATCATTGTTTTGGGATTTGGAGAGGAGCAAGATCAGGAGAAGGTTTTCGCGGCCTCATTAGTCAAAG GTAAACCATCCGAATTTCATGAACAAACGGATTTTGACGGTCTCAACGCCTGTCAGTTCCTCAA TGTCTTGAACAAACTCTGACATGCAGTCTC TGATTTTTGTCAAGTGATATCAGGCAGTGTTAGTGGCGTTATCCCAGGCTATTTtgttgtcctcgtcaagctaaGTACAGCTGAAACACACACATCTCATCTGTTGCAGTATGAAG TTCTATCAAATGGTGGAAGGTGGAAACTGCTATTTCACTTTCCAACGGCTATTACAATGTCTGAAACAG ATCCTGACAGCTGGATGCAACTTGAATCAAATACTTCCAGTCAACAAGACCCACAATCTTCGGTGTTGGCATTAAGTGGTTTGTCGTTTACAGCTTTTGTCAGTGATAGTTTATTTCTTTGGGGAAACAATTTTCTTTACAG CCCAGATGGTGGACTCTCGATTCACTGGCTGACAAGCTTTCCCAGAAACTCTACTATTGTGGTCTTCACTTCGTCCCCTTTTGATGGTATATTTGCCTTCCTTACAAACCACCAGGAG GTTTGGGTTGGCCAAGTTGGGTCTGCTACAGTACAGAAGCTGAAAAGCAGTGTGGGTCCAAAGAAGCTCTCACCAGGCTTCCACCAAAACAGAGATGCATTTACTGTATCTATATTCTTTGACTCTGGGGGTGGGCTTCAGAAG ATCGTCATTGTGGGAGATCTTGGCGGCGAGAACAAATGCATTTCCCGAGAAGAACTTCCAGTTGGCAGAATCATCTCACAGCAAATTTTTGCCCAGGCACAGGAAGAAGGCATAAAAGCGTATAAAAAAGCAAGAACAAATGCAACGTCTTGTTTTATAAAGGAACAATTTATAAGACCCTTTCAATTGAAAGACTTACCGAGACGTTGCCCGTTTGCACGCATCGACTTTGAAGCAATTCACGATGTGCTTTACACCAGGAACTGCTTTTACAAATTTGAACCTTCTCTTAGGTTGGGTAGCGGTTTCATTCATAAAACGGTTGATCTTCATGAGTATTTCACTAAGGTGTACCAAACGGTTAACCCTGAATGCGCTGGTTTCAGTAAGGATAACAGAAAAGCAATGAGGAATTACCTACCCAAATTAATTTCCCTTGGGAGATCGGACTCGTATTCTTTTACGTTTTATCTTCATCTCGACCAGGATTTTAAGGATG AAACCAGAGCGCATTCTTGGAGCCTTCCTCATCTTCAGGCTTCGTTTCAAGTGTCAGATGCCAGAGTTTTGAATGTCACATCAAACAGAAAAGATCTCACTGCGAGAAAGGCTGTCAAATACGAG GTGACCGTACGAGACAGCGGGCTCAGACTGCCACAGTCCTATTCGGGCGAAAGCCTCACCCCTGCGTCCTTACGCATTCAG GTTTGGAAATCCGGTTTATCCTGTAGCAAGAGTTATGGCAGTGCAGGTTTCCTCGAG GGCTCTTACGTCATGAATGTTTTACTTGGATGTCCCTCGGgtcttaagattgtttttgatTCCGAAGCCTCAAAGACCGCAACAGGAAAAAAGCATTTCTGTTCAGCTGTTCATGGCGTACCTTGTTTCTACTTTTACAGAG ATTTTCTTCCAGTGTTTAGATTGTTGGACCTTGCCACGGGAAAGATAAGCCGCTTTAATGGAAAGTACACACTTAAGATAGTAGGTGGTGGACCGAGCTATCAGTCAATAACTGATTACACTGAAGAGGAGCAAATAAAATACAACTACCAAACTACGAG TTCCATGGCGTCCCTCATTTGGGCTTCAAAAATCAAGACCTTGGGAAACATTCCTGTCTTCACCAGCAGTACAAACGGTATCAG TTGGTTGTGTGGGACGCAGAGTCCATGTGCTGATGTCGGCCCCAACTTTCCTGGGAACGCTGAATACTACTTCAACCTTGAATTTTCAAATTG ggtgGTAGGTGCTGATACTTCCAACTGCCATTTCACAATCCGTTTCCTTATTCGTGTTCACGGTTTGCCCCCAGGTTCTCTCAACCCTTCTTCTGTCATTGTACTG GCATGTATTGGCATTCTATCTACAATTATCTTATCCGCCTTCGTTCTCAAAAGGCAAAACGCGAATCTTTGGGTTCAACTTAAATCTGTGTTTGCTGAAGGAATGTACCACAGATGCAGAGCACGGATATATAACTCCCCCGAAAACAAGACCGACTCTTTGCCCACCGAAATCGAACTCGAGACCGTTAATCCAG ATAATCCATCTCTGACAGCGTTCG ATGCAACAACCGGTGAAGATTCCAAAAACAATGACAATGTTTCTGTATACATGAAAGGAACCAACTCAGAACTGAGTGAAgtatttcaagcaaatgtttga